The DNA window TAATACTGCGCCATCAAAGCGTTCGGAAGATGCTCATCGCCTGCGCGGCAGCGCGTCAACGGCGCCATGAAAATGCGGTTCGGCACGGTCAGCGCACCGATTCTGAACGGCGAAAACAATGTAACCATCCACTAATCTCCTCACATATTCAATGAGGATCATTGTAGCGTAATTTGATACGCTCCATTTTTATTGAATTTTTACAATTTTTCATGAAAAATTTCTCTTATCTTTCAATAAGAAAAAAATTTGTGAATTAATCGTGAAATATGTGTGAACTTTTTGTGAAGATTGTTATCGAATGAACTGTAAACGCCTTCTTAAAAAACTTTAACAACTTCGATAAATTTCAAATAAGGAGATTTTCATGAAAACAGGTCACATTTTTGTTATTTCAGCGTTGATTATCAGCGGCACATTTTTCGGTATTTTGTCGCTGTTCAATCTACCGGAATCGGTAACCGAATGGGTCATTTCGGACATCATTCTTGGCGCAGTGCTGTACGTAAACTATCTGGTGATTGTGATGGGAACAGGATCATCCAAAACCAGAGTGCCTTATTCAAGCAAAAAAGTTACAGTGTAAAACTCTCCAAGCCGATGGGGTTAACGTCATTAGATTTTTCGCGTTAACCCCATCTCTCTTTAAGCAATCCAAGATTAGCCTTCAGAATCAGAGATGTTTAAAACGCTCCGTGGGCTGATCAAGCCAATGAATCAGTCCTTGCGCATTCAGCCGGATATCCGAGCGTAAAAGCTCATCCATTGCATCAAGCGACAACCGACAGCCATGTTTCTCCAAACACTGCAGAAATAATTCCCGCAGAGCTGTTGCGATCACGGTTTGCCGATCTTCTTCATCTTTTGCGCGCTGCGCGATTGCAATGTGCGCATCGAGCAACTCATGCAGGGATTGCGCATGCTGCGCTAGATGACCGATCTGACTGTAGTGCGTCAGATAAGCGTAACGCGGCTGATAGCGCATGATGCGATCAATCGAGGCATGCGCCGCGGCCGGATCGAATTGCACCGGCGACGTCGTCGGAATGACAAATTCCAAGCCATCGACATCGAATTCACGGTATGAAACGCCAAACGTATCACCGGTGAAAAAAGACCGGCTGCGCTCGTCAAAAATGCAATTATGGTGGCGCGCATGTCCAGGCGTATCGAGAAATAGCAATGAACGGCCGTTGAGATCGATGCGGCTTTCATCCGGCGCTTCGATGATTCGCGCAGCATCAATGGGGTAGATTTCGCCGTACACGCGCCTGAACTCAGCTTCTCCATACACACTCATGGCGCCGGCGACCAGCCGTGCCGGATTCGCCATATGGCTGGCGCCGCGCGGATGCACGACCAGTTTGGCATTGGGAAAAAGACGCATGCATTCGCTAGCGCCGCCGGCATGATCCAAGTGGATATGTGTCAAGATGACATAAGCAACCGCCTCGACCGGAATGTTCTTTTGTTCGAGTGATGCGGCAACGCCGGGAATGGAAAACGAGGTGCCGGTATCCACCAGCGCAGCCACGCCTTTTTCAACGATCAAATGGATAGCCGCCCGTTTGGGGCGATGGAATTGTGCGTCGATGGCGCTAATGCCATGTTCAAAATCAGTCACAAGCGGTAATGACATAGCTCTCCGGTTTTTCTCAAACTTTTTTCAAATAGTAAAGCTGGATATTATTTGGACGGATATTTCAACTGTTCCAGGATGGCTGGATTCTCCAGTGTGGAAATATCCTGTGTGATTTCCTCGCCTTTGGCAAGCGTGCGCAATAAGCGGCGCATGATTTTACCCGACCGGGTCTTGGGCAGATTTTCTCCGAAACGGATTTCTTCGGGTTTAGCAATCGGACCGATTTCTTTCGCCACCCAATCGCGCAAAGTATTGGCGATTTGACTCACTTCCTCGCCGTGCGGATATTTTCCTTTTAGCACGACAAAAGCGATCACCGCTTCACCTTTGATCTCATGCGGCTTGCCAACCACCGCCGCTTCCGCAACCAAGGGATGGGCAACCAGGGCCGACTCGATTTCCATCGTGCCCAGGCGATGCCCGGAAACGTTCAGCACGTCATCGACGCGCCCCATGATCCAGAAATAACCATCCTTGTCACGGTATGCGGAGTCGCCTGCTAGGTAATACTGGCCATGCCCGATATCTTCCGGAAAGTACGCTTTTTTGAAACGCTCCGGATCCCCCCAAAGCGTGCGGATTTGCGAGGGAAAAGGTTTTTTGATCACCAAAAAGCCGCCTTTGCCGTTTTCGACATCGTGACCGGCTTCGTCGACAACCGCCGCGAAAATTCCCGGTAACGGGAACGTGCATGAGCCGGGTTTGAGTGCAACGGCGCCAGGGATTGGTGCGATCATATGGCAGCCGGTTTCCGTTTGCCACCAGGTATCGACGATAGGGCAACGCGACCGGCCCACTTTTTCATAAAACCACATCCAGGCTTCCGGATTGATCGGCTCACCGACCGAACCCAGTAACCGCAGCGACGAAAGATCGTATTGCGCGGGCAAATCTCCACCTAATTTGATCAGCGAGCGGATGGCCGTGGGCGCAGTATAGAACGTGGTCACTTTATGCTTCTGAATGATTTCCCAGAAACGCCCAGCATGCGGATATGTGGGAATTCCCTCGAAAATCACTTGAGTCGCCCCCATGGCCAGCGGTCCGTACGTCACATAGCTATGACCGGTAATCCAGCCGACATCGGCCGTGCACCAGAAGATATCCGCAGGCTTATAGTCAAAAATCCACTGCATGCTGACTTTGGCTCCCAACAAATAACCTGCGCTGGAATGTTGCACTCCTTTAGGTTTACCCGTCGATCCCGAGGTGTACAGCGTGAACAAAGGATGCTCGGCATTAACCCATTCCGGTTCACATTCGCTGCTGGCGTTCTGGGTAATTTCGTGCCACCAGACATCGCGCGGCGGGTCGAATGGGATTTGCGCTCCGGTACGCTGATAAACCACGATCAAATTGACCGATGTCGTATCGTTCATGCGCATGGCTTCGTCGACGGTGGCTTTGAGCGGGTTATGCTTGCCGCCACGCACCTGCTCATCGGCGGTAATGACCGCTACCGCAGCAGCATCATGAATGCGCTCGTGCAAGCTTTTAGCGGAAAAACCGCCGAACACCACCGAATGGATCGCACCGATGCGCGCGCAAGCCTGCATGGCGACCACCGCTTCAATGCGCATCGGCATATAAATAACAACCCGGTCGCCCTTCTTGATATTGTGCGATTTCAATGCATTGGCAAGCCGGCAGACACGCTGATGCAGATCGCGGTAAGTTACTCGCTGCACTTCACCGTCATCAGCTTCGAAAATGATCGCAACCTTGTCCGCCTGAGTCGCTAAATGCCGGTCAAGACAGTTATAAGAAACGTTTAGCTCGCCATCAGTAAACCATTGATAAAACGGTGCCGTCCGGTCATCCAATACTTGCGTGAAAGGTTTATGCCAAAGAATCAGCTCATTGGCCTGTTTGGCCCAGAAACTCAGATAATCCCGTTCGGCTTCCGCACACAATGCTTGATAGGCTTGAATGCCGGTGATATTGGCTTGCTTGGTAAACTCAGCAGAAGACGGAAAAACGCGGGTTTCGTTCAAAACGGATTCAATGGTCGACATGCATTCTCTCCAGTACAGTACTCGTTACTCGTCTGTTCAGCAGACTTGAACGGAATTGTATCATCGGTGCCAAGCGCTATTGATACTTCTTGTTATTTTCTGCAATGAAAAGCAATCAAAAAAACCACTCGGCAAATTCACTGCGGGAGTCCTGAAAAGTTACTGAGAATACTGAGAAATATGACCCGCGGAAAAAGTTTATGTTTTCTATTTTAGAAAAATTTGTTAAAATAAAATCAATAAATTCGATGGGCTTTTTCAGCCCATTTTTTATTTGTGGTGGAGCTATGGCATTAGAAGAATTATTGGAGTCAACTCTGAAAGGAATGGGTTACGAGTTGGTCGAGGTGGAACGATTAGCACACAACAAATTATTAAGAATATTCGTAGATAAAGAAGGTGGTATCGGCATTGATGATTGTGTAACAATCAGCAATCATTTGAGTAGGTTGTTCGCGGTTGAAAACATTGACTATGGCCGTCTGGAAGTTTCATCGCCCGGGCTGGACAGGCCGCTGCGAAAGGAAGCGGACTTCCTCCGTTTCATGGGGGAGACGATCAAACTCAAACTGCGTATCCCGATACAGGGGCAACGGAACTTTGTAGGAGTTTTACGGGAAGTAAATAATGGCATAATAAAACTTGAAGTCGAAGGAAAATCGTTAGATCTTGAATTGAGTAACGTTGGAAAAGCGCGCTTGGTTCCAAAATTATAGGCATATAAAGATTTGGCTGGAGGATTATGAGCCGGGAAATTTTACTGTTGGTTGATGCATTGGCACGTGAGAAAGCAGTGGAAAAGGATATTGTTTTCACTGCGCTCGAACTCGCCTTGGCGTCCGCTACGAAGAAACGATTTCAAGAGGATATTGAAGCGCGTGTTTCTATTGACAGAGTCACAGGAGATCACCAATCCTTCCGCCGCTGGCTGGTTGTTGAAGATGGCGCCGTAGAAGATCCAGCGCGCCAGATTTCCTTGAGCGATGCGGTAAAAACAGATCTGGACATCCAGCTTGGCAGCCATCTTGAAAAACCGCTGGAACCCATCGAATTCGGACGGATCGGCGCACAAGCGGCAAAACAAGTCATCTTCCAGAAAATACGCGACGCCGAGCGCGAGCAAACACTGAATGATTTTCTGGAACGGGGAGATTATTTAATTACCGGCACGATCAAGCGCATGGAACGCGGTAATGCCATCATCGAATCCGGCAAAATTGAAGCGGAGCTCCCGCGCGACCAGACGATTCCGAAAGAGAATTTGCGCGTCGGTGATCGGGTACGAGCCTATCTCCATAAGGTGGATCGCGCTGCCAGAGGACCGCAACTAAAGCTTTCCCGTATTTCCCCTGAATTTCTGATGAAATTATTCGAACTGGAAGTACCGGAAATCGAAGAAGGTTTACTGGAAATCAAAGCGGCAGCCCGGGATCCCGGATCACGCGCCAAAATTGCCGTCAAATCGAACGACCAGCGTATCGATCCGATCGGCACCTGTGTCGGCATGCGCGGCTCCAGAGTTCAAGCGGTCATCAGTGAACTGGCCGGCGAGCGTGTGGACATCGTGCTGTGGTCGGACGATCCCGCGACTTTTATCGTCAATGCGCTGGCGCCGGCGGAAATCAGCAGTATCATGGTCGATGAAGAAAAGCACAGCATGGACATCGTGGTTGATGATGATAACCTAGCACAGGCCATCGGCCGCGGCGGACAAAATGTACGCTTGGCTTCCGAATTGACCGGCTGGGAACTTAACATCATGACGGTGGAAGAATCCAAAACCAAGCACGAGCAGGAAACATCGCAAATTTGCCAGCTCTTCATGCAGAAACTCGATGTCGATGAAGAAATCGCGGAAATTCTGGTACAAGAAGGCTTTGTCACGCTGGAAGAAGTAGCTTACGTGCCATTGAATGAGATGCTGGAAATCGAATCGCTGGATGAAGAAACGGTCAATGAAATACGTAATCGCGCGCGTAACGTGCTGCTGACGGATGCCATTGCCAATGAAGAAAAAGTGGAACATGTCGCCGAGGATTTACTTGCCATTGAAGGTATGGATATCGATATCGTGCGCGAGCTGGCGGCAAAAGGGATTAATACGCAAGCCGATTTGGCCGATCTGGCTGCCGATGATCTGGTGGAGATGACCGGTATCGATGTCGAACGTGCAAATCGATTAATCATCAAAGCACGTGAACCGTGGTTCACTTGATTCAATAACCGGTTAACAATAAATTATGTTGGAAAGCCTGCTTGTCGTTTTGTTTGTTGAAGGGTTATAAATGGCTCAAATGAGTGTGGAACAATTTGCTAATGAACTGGGTTTGTTACCGGCAGTGCTGCTGGAACAGCTTAAAGCCGCCGGCGTAAAAAAAACGCTGGTGGAAGACAGTTTGACCGAGCAAGATAAAGCGCAGTTACTCGACTACCTGAGAAAAACGCACGGCACCAGCGAAACCAGAAGCAAAGTCACCTTAACGCGGCGGCAAACCTCCGAAATACGAAAATCCGACAGCACGGGCAGACCACGGACGATTCAAGTCGAAGTCAGGAAAAGACGTGTTGTAGCAAAACCAGGCATACCAGGCGAAGCTGAGCCCCTTCCGGAAGCGAGCCAGACATCCGAGATTGCCAGTCCGCCGGCAAAAGAACCGGTACCTGTCATTGATGCGGAACAATTGGCTCTGCGCAACGAAGAAGCGCGGAAGCAAGCGGAACTGATCGCACGTCAAACCGAAGAGCTTAAGCAAAAAAGAGCGCGCAAAAAAACCGAAGTAGACGAAGAAATAAAGAAAAAGGCAGCAGAGCCGGAAGAAGCGGCCGCACCGCCAGCGCAAGCGGAGCCGGCAACCGATATCCAGCCGGTAACCGCCAAGAAAACTGAACCTGAACAACGAGCAGAGGATATCCATCCCGGCTCGACCGACGGAACACTGCATAAACCCGCAGTAAAACCCGAAGAAAAAGCCGAGAAAAAAAAGAAACAAACCAAACAACAACAGGTTGTCTGGAAAGACGAGAACACCAAGAAACGCAGCGTAAAAACCCGCGGTGGCGATCTCTCCAACGGCCAGCAGGGTTGGCGTACGCGCAGAGACAAACATAGCAAACCGGCACATGCCGAAGAACAGAATGTCCATGCTTTTTCCGCACCGACAGAGCCGATCGTGCGCGAAATCATGATTCCCGAAACCATTTCCGTCAGCGCACTGGCACAAAAAATGTCGGTGAAAGCGGCCGATGTCATCAAGGTACTGATGAAAATGGGCAGCATGGTAACGATCAATCAGATGCTGGATCAGGATACCGCCATGATTGTCGTGGAAGAAATGGGTCATATCGCTAAATACGCTGAGATCGATAATCCCGAGAATTTTCTTGCGGATCACGAAGCTTCGGCCAGCGAAGCGGAATTATTTCCGCGCGCGCCGGTTGTCACGGTCATGGGGCATGTCGATCACGGCAAAACCTCACTGCTGGACTATATCCGCCGCACACGCGTTGCCGGCGGCGAGGCCGGCGGAATAACGCAGCACATCGGCGCATATCATGTGGAAACCGATCACGGCATGGTCACTTTTCTCGATACGCCGGGTCATGAAGCCTTTACCGCTATGCGCGCACGCGGCACCAAAATCACCGATATTGTCATCCTTGTGGTGGCTGCGGATGACGGCGTCATGCCGCAGACGATCGAGGCCATTCATCATGCCAAAGCAGCCAAGATCCCCATCATTGTGGCGGTAAACAAAATCGACAAACCGGAAGCCAACCCCGAGCGCATCCGGCATGAGCTGGTTGCGCACGAAGTGGTGCCGGAAGATTGGGGCGGCGATACGATGTTTGTCGAGGTATCGGCAAAAACCGGGCAAGGCATCGATGCTTTGTTGGAAAGCATACTACTGCAAGCGGAAGTGCTGGAATTGAAGGCACCGGCCAAAACACCGGCCAAAGGCGTCGTGATTGAATCACGGCTGGACAAAGGCCGCGGCCCGGTTGCAACGATTCTGGTGCAATCCGGAACACTGCATCGCGGCGATGTGTTACTGGCGGGTGCGGTTTTCGGTAAAGTCCGCGCCATGAGCGATGAAAATGGTAAAGCGATCAAGCAGGCAGGCACCTCTATTCCGGTTGAAATTCAAGGATTATCGGAAGTGCCCGAAGCGGGTGAAACCGTACTGGTACTCGATGACGAACGCAAGGCACGTGAAATCGCGCTATTCCGTCAAGGTAAATACCGCGACGTGAAACTTGCCAAGCAGCAGGCGGCAAAACTTGAAAACGTCTTTGATCAGCAAGAAGACGTCAAGGTATTATCCCTCATCATCAAGGCCGACGTGCAAGGCTCCTGCGAAGCTTTGGCCTATGCATTGCAAAAGATCTCAACGGACGAAGTCAAGGTCAATATCATTCATAGTGGCGTGGGCGCGATTATCGAATCCGATGTCAATCTGTCGCTGGCATCCAAAGCCGTTATCATCGGCTTCAATGTCCGCGCAGACGCCAGTGCGCGCAAACTGATCGCGTCTACTGGTGTTGATGTGCGCTACTACAATATCATTTACGAAGCAGTCGATGAAATTAAAGCGGCGCTTTCCGGCCTGATGTCGCCTGAGCGTAAGGAAAGCATCACCGGGCTGATCGATATCCGTGAAATTTACCGTATTCCGAAAGTTGGCGTGGTTGCAGGCTGTTATGTGCTTGACGGTTTCGTGAAAAGAAATTCTCTGGTCAGGGTATTGCGCGACGGACTGGTGATCCACAGCTGCGAGCTCGATTCGCTGAAACGCTTCAAGGATGATGTCAAAGAAGTCAGGGAAGGATTTGAATGCGGCTTATCGCTCAGAAATTTCAACGATATCCAGGTAGGCGACCAACTGGAAGTTTATGAAATCGTCGAGACCGCCCGGTCGTTATAATCCAGCACCCTGACTCAAGTAGCTTATGCCGAAAGATTTTTCCCGCACACTGCGCGTTGCCGATCAAATACAACGGGAACTGGCGGACTTGATACAAAATGAAATCAAAGATCCCCGCGTGCGCCGTCATGTCACTATTACGGCTGTTGAAGTCACGCGCGATTACAGCAACGCTAAAGTCTTTTACACCACGTTATGCACTGCAGAAGAAAATTTGCTGGTGGAAAAAGGACTGGAACACGCCAAAGGCTTTTTGCGCACCCATCTGGCGCATCGCATGAAGTTGAGAATCACACCGCAACTTCACTTTGTTTTTGATGAATCGGTCGAACGCGGTGTGCATCTGTCCAAATTGATCGATGAAGCCATCGCACAAGATAAAGCCACTCATCATCTCGACCCGGAAACTTGAACACATTTCCGGTTGCCTCTAAAAGTTCTTCTACCAATTTGACCAAGCCAAAAAAACGTAATATCAGCGGCGTTTTATTATTGGATAAACCCTTTGGCATTTCGTCCAATAAAGCCATTCAGATCGCCAAAAATCTTTTCTCCGCTGCCAAATGCGGGCATACCGGCACACTGGATCCCATGGCAACCGGATTGCTTCCGGTTTGCTTCGGTGAAGCGACCAAGTTCTCTTCAATACTGCTGGGCGCCAATAAAACTTACGAAGCAACCTTAAAACTGGGTTTCATGAGCACGACGGGCGATGCCGAAGGTGAAATCAGCCAAGTAGCCGCAACCGTACCCAATCCGGCTTTCTCCGAATGCGAGCAAGCGATCAACGGTTTTATCGGCGACATCCAGCAAGTCCCCCCCATGTACAGCGCGCTCAAGCATCAGGGAAAACCGTTGTACGCCTACGCGAGAAACGGTGAAATCATCGCACGGCCGGCACGCAAAATCACCATCTACGGAATACGGATTCAGTCATTGATAGAAAATGAACTACGCTTAAGTATCCAATGCGGCACCGGCACCTACATCCGCACATTGGCGGAAGACATCGGCAAGGCATTGGGCTGCGGCGGCGCCTATCTCGTCACTTTACGCCGCACCACAATCGATGGTTTCAATTTATCCCAAGCGCACGCTCTACCGGCGCTGGAAACAATGGATGCCGCCAAGCGGGATGGCTGTTTGTTACCGATCGATTGTTTATTGCAAGAATTCCCGGCAATTACCCTGGACGATCAAACTGCACTGCACCTGCAGCAAGGCCGCACCGTCGGATGTCAACTAGGTAACTGCGATATGCAGGCAGGCAAAATAATACGCTTATATAACCGGCAACAATTCATAGGGCTCGGTGAAATTGCGATTGAACGCAAAATAATAGTAAAACGCCTATTATCAAATTCATAGGCTCTAGACTAGCAGAAGCGATCTGTTAGTCTAGAGCCTTAATATATAAAAAGAAAAAGGAGCAAAACATGATTTTAAGAAAATTAGCGATATCAATCGTCGCAACGGGTACTCTCATTTTTGGAAGCGGTGTTCAAGCAAATACCTATTCGTTTGGTCAGCTACTATCCGGTGGTGGCCCTGCAAATGTTCACTTTGCCGATCTGAGTGCTACTGATGATGGCGGAGGAAACTGGACATTTACCCTGACTACTTTAGATTTAAATGCAATCTTTGGCACTGATTCATTTATAGGCTCAATGGCTGTGACAGGCACAAAACCATCTTCCAACTCAACCGATTTAGGTGGCGGCGTGACTGTTGTTGATCCAAAAAATGGCGGCGGCCCGGGTGGAAG is part of the Gammaproteobacteria bacterium genome and encodes:
- a CDS encoding C4-dicarboxylate ABC transporter encodes the protein MKTGHIFVISALIISGTFFGILSLFNLPESVTEWVISDIILGAVLYVNYLVIVMGTGSSKTRVPYSSKKVTV
- a CDS encoding MBL fold metallo-hydrolase, which codes for MSLPLVTDFEHGISAIDAQFHRPKRAAIHLIVEKGVAALVDTGTSFSIPGVAASLEQKNIPVEAVAYVILTHIHLDHAGGASECMRLFPNAKLVVHPRGASHMANPARLVAGAMSVYGEAEFRRVYGEIYPIDAARIIEAPDESRIDLNGRSLLFLDTPGHARHHNCIFDERSRSFFTGDTFGVSYREFDVDGLEFVIPTTSPVQFDPAAAHASIDRIMRYQPRYAYLTHYSQIGHLAQHAQSLHELLDAHIAIAQRAKDEEDRQTVIATALRELFLQCLEKHGCRLSLDAMDELLRSDIRLNAQGLIHWLDQPTERFKHL
- the acs gene encoding acetate--CoA ligase, which gives rise to MSTIESVLNETRVFPSSAEFTKQANITGIQAYQALCAEAERDYLSFWAKQANELILWHKPFTQVLDDRTAPFYQWFTDGELNVSYNCLDRHLATQADKVAIIFEADDGEVQRVTYRDLHQRVCRLANALKSHNIKKGDRVVIYMPMRIEAVVAMQACARIGAIHSVVFGGFSAKSLHERIHDAAAVAVITADEQVRGGKHNPLKATVDEAMRMNDTTSVNLIVVYQRTGAQIPFDPPRDVWWHEITQNASSECEPEWVNAEHPLFTLYTSGSTGKPKGVQHSSAGYLLGAKVSMQWIFDYKPADIFWCTADVGWITGHSYVTYGPLAMGATQVIFEGIPTYPHAGRFWEIIQKHKVTTFYTAPTAIRSLIKLGGDLPAQYDLSSLRLLGSVGEPINPEAWMWFYEKVGRSRCPIVDTWWQTETGCHMIAPIPGAVALKPGSCTFPLPGIFAAVVDEAGHDVENGKGGFLVIKKPFPSQIRTLWGDPERFKKAYFPEDIGHGQYYLAGDSAYRDKDGYFWIMGRVDDVLNVSGHRLGTMEIESALVAHPLVAEAAVVGKPHEIKGEAVIAFVVLKGKYPHGEEVSQIANTLRDWVAKEIGPIAKPEEIRFGENLPKTRSGKIMRRLLRTLAKGEEITQDISTLENPAILEQLKYPSK
- the rimP gene encoding ribosome maturation factor RimP, whose product is MALEELLESTLKGMGYELVEVERLAHNKLLRIFVDKEGGIGIDDCVTISNHLSRLFAVENIDYGRLEVSSPGLDRPLRKEADFLRFMGETIKLKLRIPIQGQRNFVGVLREVNNGIIKLEVEGKSLDLELSNVGKARLVPKL
- the nusA gene encoding transcription termination/antitermination protein NusA, with the translated sequence MSREILLLVDALAREKAVEKDIVFTALELALASATKKRFQEDIEARVSIDRVTGDHQSFRRWLVVEDGAVEDPARQISLSDAVKTDLDIQLGSHLEKPLEPIEFGRIGAQAAKQVIFQKIRDAEREQTLNDFLERGDYLITGTIKRMERGNAIIESGKIEAELPRDQTIPKENLRVGDRVRAYLHKVDRAARGPQLKLSRISPEFLMKLFELEVPEIEEGLLEIKAAARDPGSRAKIAVKSNDQRIDPIGTCVGMRGSRVQAVISELAGERVDIVLWSDDPATFIVNALAPAEISSIMVDEEKHSMDIVVDDDNLAQAIGRGGQNVRLASELTGWELNIMTVEESKTKHEQETSQICQLFMQKLDVDEEIAEILVQEGFVTLEEVAYVPLNEMLEIESLDEETVNEIRNRARNVLLTDAIANEEKVEHVAEDLLAIEGMDIDIVRELAAKGINTQADLADLAADDLVEMTGIDVERANRLIIKAREPWFT
- the infB gene encoding translation initiation factor IF-2 is translated as MAQMSVEQFANELGLLPAVLLEQLKAAGVKKTLVEDSLTEQDKAQLLDYLRKTHGTSETRSKVTLTRRQTSEIRKSDSTGRPRTIQVEVRKRRVVAKPGIPGEAEPLPEASQTSEIASPPAKEPVPVIDAEQLALRNEEARKQAELIARQTEELKQKRARKKTEVDEEIKKKAAEPEEAAAPPAQAEPATDIQPVTAKKTEPEQRAEDIHPGSTDGTLHKPAVKPEEKAEKKKKQTKQQQVVWKDENTKKRSVKTRGGDLSNGQQGWRTRRDKHSKPAHAEEQNVHAFSAPTEPIVREIMIPETISVSALAQKMSVKAADVIKVLMKMGSMVTINQMLDQDTAMIVVEEMGHIAKYAEIDNPENFLADHEASASEAELFPRAPVVTVMGHVDHGKTSLLDYIRRTRVAGGEAGGITQHIGAYHVETDHGMVTFLDTPGHEAFTAMRARGTKITDIVILVVAADDGVMPQTIEAIHHAKAAKIPIIVAVNKIDKPEANPERIRHELVAHEVVPEDWGGDTMFVEVSAKTGQGIDALLESILLQAEVLELKAPAKTPAKGVVIESRLDKGRGPVATILVQSGTLHRGDVLLAGAVFGKVRAMSDENGKAIKQAGTSIPVEIQGLSEVPEAGETVLVLDDERKAREIALFRQGKYRDVKLAKQQAAKLENVFDQQEDVKVLSLIIKADVQGSCEALAYALQKISTDEVKVNIIHSGVGAIIESDVNLSLASKAVIIGFNVRADASARKLIASTGVDVRYYNIIYEAVDEIKAALSGLMSPERKESITGLIDIREIYRIPKVGVVAGCYVLDGFVKRNSLVRVLRDGLVIHSCELDSLKRFKDDVKEVREGFECGLSLRNFNDIQVGDQLEVYEIVETARSL
- the rbfA gene encoding 30S ribosome-binding factor RbfA produces the protein MPKDFSRTLRVADQIQRELADLIQNEIKDPRVRRHVTITAVEVTRDYSNAKVFYTTLCTAEENLLVEKGLEHAKGFLRTHLAHRMKLRITPQLHFVFDESVERGVHLSKLIDEAIAQDKATHHLDPET
- the truB gene encoding tRNA pseudouridine(55) synthase TruB, with the translated sequence MTKPKKRNISGVLLLDKPFGISSNKAIQIAKNLFSAAKCGHTGTLDPMATGLLPVCFGEATKFSSILLGANKTYEATLKLGFMSTTGDAEGEISQVAATVPNPAFSECEQAINGFIGDIQQVPPMYSALKHQGKPLYAYARNGEIIARPARKITIYGIRIQSLIENELRLSIQCGTGTYIRTLAEDIGKALGCGGAYLVTLRRTTIDGFNLSQAHALPALETMDAAKRDGCLLPIDCLLQEFPAITLDDQTALHLQQGRTVGCQLGNCDMQAGKIIRLYNRQQFIGLGEIAIERKIIVKRLLSNS
- a CDS encoding PEP-CTERM sorting domain-containing protein; its protein translation is MILRKLAISIVATGTLIFGSGVQANTYSFGQLLSGGGPANVHFADLSATDDGGGNWTFTLTTLDLNAIFGTDSFIGSMAVTGTKPSSNSTDLGGGVTVVDPKNGGGPGGSFNFRYDFGSGGSSDRLTANESVTWHVGGLGSDPLPINGQLALHVQATSFTPDSAWYISPVPEPETYAMLLVGLGLLGATARRKK